DNA sequence from the Manihot esculenta cultivar AM560-2 chromosome 11, M.esculenta_v8, whole genome shotgun sequence genome:
ttaaaaaattatttaaaatatttttaatatttaataaaatttaatatttttaaaataagtataaTTTTATAGGAGTAGGACTGAAATCGACTTCTATTTCCGCAATTTattgatagaaaaaaaaaaaagaaaacataaaaaagaaGTAGAATGGTGTCTGCAACTAAAAATTGCATGATTTTCACTTTCTTTCTAAACTAAAATTTCTGAATATTCATGCTCTCGTCTTCTCACTATAAGAAGTACTGTCTCCTCAAGAAGTACTGTCTCCTTTAGTTGAGgagttcttcttttcttcttttcttcttttgctatttttttcttctttgtttcttaCCTATCAAATTTCTGTGGATATGGCTAACCTATCTTTTGatggagatgatgatgatggcATTGTTTATGGCCAAGGGGAAAAGATAAAGTTGATTATTCTCTGTGCCTTGTCGGCCGGTTTGTGACGGATCGTCCTATCAATTATAATGCTATATCCTATTCCCTTGCTGAACTATGGAGGCCTGGTAAAGGGATTTATGTTCATATGCTTAATAGAGGGTTGTACCTTCTCTGTTTTTTCCATAAAGTTGATCTCTATCGGGTGATGATTCTAAGGCCTTGGACTTTCGATAATCATGCTCTTATTCTGGAACCTATGACTGGCCAGTCGCACCCTGCTAAGGTGCCATTGGACCATATTTATGTTTGGCTTCAGGTTCATGGTTTGAAATTCCGTTTCCGCTCTGAATGTGTGGCCAAAGACATAGAAAACAAGGTTGGTGAGTTTGTTATGGCAGACCCTGATTATTTTTCAGATCCGGATATAGAGTTCATGAGGATTCATATCAAGTTCAATGTTaaaaaactcatttgcaaagGCATTCGTTTGAAGGAGGGTGGTGATTGGATATGGGCAAAATTCTTGTATGAACGATTCCCTAGCTTTTGTTTTGTTTATAGAATCATAGGGCATTTAGAGAGATTTTGTCCTCGGCTTATCGACTTTCCTCTAGGACAAACGGTTCATTCTTTTTCCCCTGATCTTCATGCTCTAATGAGAAGGCAGCCAGCTCTAAAGAGTTCAAGGTGGTTGCGCACGGTGGTCGGGAAGGCTACTGGTGGAGATGTTGGTGGTTCGGTTGGATATGGTAGGCTAGATTTGGTGGATCTTATGATCCTCTTTTTCAAAAAAACCCTTAATTCCAGCGAGAATCATGGTAGTAATAATAATGCTGCCCCAAATAACAATTCATCAACTAATGATTTGCAAAAGGATAAAGGCCATGATTCGGGCGATCCTAATAATGTTGTTAATGAGGATGATTTGATTTTGGGGGATCCAAAGAGAAAGTGAATGGGCTCGAATCACTTATCACAGGAAGCCCAAGATTTTGCTAAGTCTGCTAGAATGTCTTTTGATCCAAAAAATACTGTAACGACAAGTTGGTTCagaaaaaagtttttattttcacagaaaatgtatgatcatgtatgggatttacaggtacacagagagtatagtaggcttgttacgggtttcggcgaccttaagtcgacctgaatcctagcgccggtggcggtccgattttcgggtcgttacatctggGGTCCAGAACCGCCGAAAGAAATGAGTTATCTTAGCTGGAATTGTCGTGGGCTGGGTAATTCACGGGCAATTCAAAACTTATAGTATATTGTAAGGGAGAAAAGGCCTacctttatttttcttattgaaACTCTTACTGTTTCTAATAAAATTGAAGAAATAAAACTTTTGTTGGGTTATGATGGATGTCTTGTCATTGATTGTGTGGGTCATAGTGGGGGACTAGCCTTTTTATGGAAATCTAATGCCACTGTTACTCCTCTAGTCTAAAGCATTCGTTGCATTGATGTTTTGGTTTCGATTTTTGATATTGGTTCTTGGCGCATTACAGGCTTCTACAGGCAACCTAATCATTCTAGACACTCCGAGTCTTGGAATTTACTTCGGAATCTAGCTTGTTCTCATGATTACCTTCGGGTTGTATTAGGAGATTTTAATGCTATTTTTTTCAGTCATGAAAAACAAGGAGGTCGTCCTCAACCAATTTCGTTGATGAATGCTTTTCGCAGTGTATTAGCAGACTCTGGTCTTTTTGACTTTACAATGGGAGGCTATCCTTATACATGGGAGTATGATAGAGAATCTGACACGTGGATAAAGGAAAAGCTTGACCGGATTGTTTCTAATGATGCATGGAGAAGACAATTCCCTTTTGTTGTTGCTTATTCTTTAGGGAATTCCTCCTCTGACCATTTTCCTATCTTATTGAAGATTAGAACTTATGTGCTAAAGACATAAGCTAAACGATTTAAATTCAAGAATTCATGGCTGCATGAACCTGCTTGTCGCAATATCATTAGTAATACTTGGCAGCAGCTTCGGATGAACTAGTGGATAGAAAGCTTGGATTTTGTGGGGATGTTCTTTATACTTGGGGGCTGGATCTTCGTAATTTGTACTGTACAACTATTGAGAATTGCAGGAAATTGATGAGGGATTATCGTGGTTCACGTGTTTAGTCTGATATGGAACGGTTTAAACAAGCCAAACATCaattcttttctcttcttcatGATAGGGAGGTTCATTGGAAATAAAGATCTAAGGTGTTTTGGCTCAAAGAGAGTGATTCTAATACCCAATTTTTCCATGCTATGGCCACTAATAGATTCAAAAAGAACAATTTTACTCGACTGAAAGATCACACAGGGACATGGAAGGATAAAAGCACTGGTATTGAATCttttatttctaattatttttccACTTTATTCACTCCTGTGCAAGGTGATGCTGCTGCAATTATAGAGCATATTCCAACTTGTGAgatataacgacccgaaaatcggaccgctaccggtgctaggatccaggtcgacttaaggtcgccgggactcgtagcaagcctgctatactctctgtgcacctgtaaaatcccatacatgatcatacattttttgtaaaaacataaaactgacgCTCTGaatcaaggctcaacctgtgcatgcactagctctgtactataaaaccccttactagagcttgctctagacgggttcaaatcctttacaaaaacataaatcttacccttctagtggattccgacatccgagattccaccggaaagtcgaatttcgatgccggactctagccgggtattacatgtgaCTTTGGATATGAACCAAGATCTTATGGCTCCATATAGTGTTGAAGAGGTTCGGGCAGTTGTATTTAGCATGAAGCCTGATAAATCTACAGGCATTGACAGGTTTAATCTAGGGTTCTTTCAAAGTCACTGGGATATTGTTGGAGAAGATGTGAGCCGGGCATGTATCGGGTATTTGGTTGCAGGCTTGTTTCCAACGAAAATGAATGACGCAGTGTTGGTATTAAATCCTAAGAGGTCCTCTCCTGAGTTTATGACTGATTTGTAGCCTATTGCCTTATGCAATGTGATCTACAAGATCATGAGTAAGATGATTTCTAACCACTTGCGTAAGATTTTGCCTATAATTGTGTCTCCTTTTCAGAATGCTTTTATTCATGGGCGTAGTATTCATGACAACTCTATTATTGCCTATGAATTAatgcattttttttaatcatcggAGAGGAGTTGATGCCTATACTGCCCTTAAAATGGATATAAGTAAAGCGTATGACTACTTGGAATGGAGATATATCTCGGAGGTTCTTTTGAAATTTGGGTTTCATTCTCGATGGATTAATTTGGTTATGAGTTGTATTACTATAATTCAGTACTCGATTTTGTTTGATGGCAATTTTTTGGGGCCAATTATTCCATCTAAAGGATTGCGCCAAGGTGATCCTATTTTctcatatattttcattttgtgTGCCGAATGCCTTTCGCGTATGATTTTAAATAGGGTGGATGTGGGCTTGTTACATGGCTGTCCAATTGTTCGGCATACTCCTTGTATCTCCTACTTATTTTTTGTAGATGACAGCCTCCTATTATTTAAGACTAATCGAGGAGAGGCAACGGTGGTTAAAGATATATATTATGTGATGAAGCGATGAAGCTATACATATATTATGTGATACTTTATCTATTGGTGGGCAACCTGACTTGGGACATTATCTGGGTCTACCTACTTAAATtggtttgaataaaaaataggtTTTCCAATTCATCAAAGATAGGATGTGGAAAAAGTTGAACTCTTGAAAGTGGTGCTGCTTGTCTAAAGCTGAAAAGGATATTATATTGAAGACGGTCTTGCAAACTTTGCTTAACTATGTGATGAACCTTTTTTTGCTTCAAAAAACTCTTTGTTTATAATTGCAACAGATTATGAATCATTTTTGGCGGGCGAACGGCATTGATCATGCTAATGGTATCCATTGGATGAGTTAGCAGCGGTTAAGTCAACCGAAAGCTTTTGGGAGTCTCGGTTTCAAAAGGTTACAGGAATTCAACTTGGTAATGTTTGGAAGGCACACCTGGAACATATTTACTTCTCCTAACATTTTGGTTGCTCAACTCTTGAAAGCTAAGTATTTCCCCTCTTGTTCATTTCTTAACGCTCGGTTAGGAAATAATCTGAGTTACACTTGACGAAGCTTATGGGAATGTAGAGATTTAATCCATGCAGAGGCAATTAAATGGGTAGGTAGTGGCACTACAATCTCCATTTTGACTGATTCTTGGGTTCCTAACTTGCCTAATTTTTTGTATAAGGTTTGATATAGTATTACCCATGCAAGTCTCTCGAGTAGTAGATTTAATTGAAGGCCACTATTGGGATGTTGGATTAGTGCGTTCTCTATTTACAGGGGCTATTGCAGTACTGTCCATTCCTTTGAGTTATGAAGTTCATCGGGATAGTTGAGTATGGAGTTGGGATAGCAAAGGCAAATTCACTGTCAAGAGTGCTTATCGTGTTTTATCTCAAGAGGATGCAGATTTGCAGCAATTTTCAGCTATGCTAGGACAACAACACCAACCTGTGTTTTGGAAGAAGTTATGGATACTAAAGATTCCAGTGAAGGCAACTCATTTTATTTGGAGAGCTTGCAATGAGGCTATTCCTTGCATGGATCATCTCCAGCAATGACATGTTCCTCTTATTAATAGTTGTGTTTTTTGTCACAACAATAATGAGTCTCCAATGCATGTGTTTGTTAATTGTCCATTTGCCCATGCTTGTTGGAATTTGGTGTAGATTGGTTGTTTTTATCCTAATGTGCACACCCTTAAGCTTTGGTTAGCTAATTTGATCAATTCTGTGTCTAAAGATATTGCAGGCTTTATTGTCATGATGTTGTGGGCTATCTGGAATCAATGCAATCAGTTGATATGACATAATACTTGGAGAATACCTATTCAGACAGTGGCCTTTGCTCGTCAATCTCTTGATGAATGGCTCCAGGCAAAGGCTAACTCTTCGTCCCAGGCAAAGGCTAACTCTTCGTCCCAACCAACACAATAGCAATCAACTATTTGAATGAAACTAACTATAGGGATGTTCAAGCTTAACGTGGATGCAACAAAGTTTAATTCTATAAATATTGGCTTGGGGTTGATTTGTAGAAATagtattgaattatttatttgtGCAAAGCATGtattaattattgataatattaGTGTCAAGATTGCTGAAGCGTTAGCAATTTGCAAAACTCTTAGCTGGATTAAATAGAAAGGGTGGTCAAAAGTAATTGAAAAGTCAGATATTCAACATTGTGTTCAAACTATTAATGATCCCAATTATTTGGATTACTCTTCATTTAGTTCAATTATCTCTTATTGTAAGTCTCCTTTAAGCAAAACGAATGATGTGTAATCGTGTTTGTTTATCGATCTACTAAAGAGATAGTTCATGGACTAGCTTAAGCTTCTCCTTCCCTAACAGATTTATCATCCACCTATTTGTATTTTGGACTATTTACGGCTTGACTCCGGTTAATATATACTCttacttttacttttttttaaaaaataagtataattaattaataaaaaatttattatatttttaatttgtgcgAAAGTTATagcgaaaaaagaaaaagggactGTGCGAGCGAGTATTATGAATATTTAATCTCTACTTTTTAAGCTGGTACCAAACCCATTGGAGTTATACTCGGCTGTTTGGCTAGTGCGAAGACGTTTTGCTTGACCAAAAAATTCCATTAAACCCCTCAAAAAACCCTAAACCGAAACCCTCGCTATCTGAGCTGAAGCAACCCATCAAATGGCAGGAGGCCGATTCAGAGAACTCCTAAAGAAGTACGGAAAAGTAGCTTTAGGTGTCCACCTCTCCGTCTCTGCAGCCTCAATCACTGGCCTCTATATTGCCATCAAGAACAACGTCGATGTCGAATCCTTCTTCGACAAGTGGCATCTTCCCGGACTATCAACCGACGACTCCACAGTCTCTAACCCACCAACCCAACAACAAGAACAAGTTAAATCAGATGATGGGTTTGTGATTGAACAAAGGGACAATTCGAAGATTCTACAGGAGGTTACCAAGAGAAATCGGACGGCTGAGCTTGCTGCATCAACTGGTGGAGCCCTTGCTTTGGCTGTGCTGTGTAACAAGGCGCTATTCCCAATACGGGTTCCGATCACCATCGCTCTTACGCCTCCGGTGGCTAGGTTCTTGGCTAGGAGAAAGATTATCAAGAACAATGTATGATCTTTGATATCTTTTTAGTTTGTTTTATGTTATTgggatttttaaaataagaattctCTTGTTTAGGTACCTCATTTTGTCGGTTATTATTTGGCATCATTTGTATCGATGAATGCTGAATGACGCATAGAGAGGTAGATAGGAAATGGGATCATCATCATATGGTTAAAATGTGATGTGGGTCTTGGTGGATATTAGTTTATGATCTCAAATGACGGCAATAACTATTATAAAATTgtctttttttctatttctgTGATGATAAAGAGAATTgtggtttaatttttatataggtCTTTTTGGTGTTTGATTGTTGAAGTTTGTGGATATTTCAATCATATGAGCACTGGGAGGTATTGACATCCTTAATGATTTACTGGGGTGGAATTGGATTGGAAGCATGGAGATTTTGACTAGGTTTTGCTGTTAATTTTCCATTTTAGTTGTAGAACTTGcaagaacaagaaagataaaTTTGTGGATTTCGTGGAACTAAGGTTATACATTAAGGTCTGGTGGAACCTAAATCAAATTCTATGATTATCGAATGCTAATTCAAgactaagaaaagaaaaaggtaagTGACCTTGAatacttgaaaattttattttgctcTGTTTTTTGAGTTGTCAAAGTTAGATTACGGAATCTTAGAACTGCCATTTCACAATTCAAATGCGGATCACACTCATCACTGACTGGGTTGGATTTCTCATGGTCTATGAAGCTGGAAGTTTGTTTTCATTACTTTTGAAATGCTATTTTGCAGATTATTGTGTTGCACTTCAACTGATGATTTTAAAGTACATGATTATTGCATATGGTATGAAAAGATTATCACTTCTATTGTTTTGCTGaagttaaattaaatagttGGTTGCTTTTTGAGCCAAATGGTAGAATCATTGAAGCGATTGTCACTATTTCCTATGGGATAATGAGGAGAATCTCCTGTGACTTTGAACAGGTATTACAGTTAGGAGTCTTGTTTGAATTGTTCTATATGTCATTGTAGGAATAAGACCCATTTTAATGTCACTGAGAATTAATGATCATTTGCTCTTGATATGCATGAAGCAGTCTTTTGAATTGCACTATCATCAACGATTagccaatttttatattttgacttGAGCAAGGACTCAAGGAAAGATGTTCCATGAACTTATGAATTCTACCTAGTTTGCTAGATGTTTCAATTCCTCATTGAatgttgttttcttttttagaaaaaaaaacatcACAAGCACATTTAAATAGTCTCATGTAGCTCCTTCAAAGAGATTCTCGAATGTTTGATCATAATAAGTGCAGTAAACTCTGAGGTAGAGTGGCAAGCTTCTGTTGATGAGATGTGCATAAACCAGCTTCTCGTTTACAGTTTTAtacatgtatttttatttatgttctTATTCAGAATAATTTCCACTGATTTTCCTTTATTGTTATACATATCTCATGGACCATTACAAACACAAGAGataatcttcttcttttctgcACAAGAAACCGTagagatgatttttttttttttaatatgttctCAATCATAAACTCAAGTGAGTATTCGAGTTATTGAAACTGGCTGCCATACTAATTACGGGACGGTTGCCAACTTGCCTTGTTTCATTGGAATAAAAAAGTTCACAATTCAattcagttaatttttttatgaatttttttatttagaataaaataatttttttagaatgattttatttatttttaacttacaaattttcatttttaaattcaataaaattctacatgattttatataaatttatttgtattttctATTTGCAAAATGAATAATCCGAAAACGAAGCGATAAAGCTTAAATTGAGATTTTTTAttccttccttttctttgaatttttaaatcaatacgCATGGATGCTAATGGGAGCTTTATTTTGGAAATTCTTTTACTTTGCTTGGGTTTTATCTCTTTTTTGCTCGTTTTCATattattagttattattattagtattacAGCAAATGGATTTATTTGAAATACAAATTTGAGATCCTAAgagaaatcaaatcaaaatcagAAAGTAGGGTTTATTTTATTACATCACCGGACAAAGGCTTTGTATTTGTAGTAGGACATAAGGCAATGTTTGGATGAGAAATGATGCGGCCGAAAATGAATTGAAGAATGATTGgtcaatttttaagaaattgaaGAATGATGGGTCAATTTGTAAGAGAGCTTAAATGTAAGAAAATAGTTTGAATTTAAAATGAGTGTGTAAAAATGCGTACAAAGgcgaatatgaaaaaaaaataatttaaatttagaatgaTTGTATAAAAATGTGTGTGTAAAAATACGTATTTTAAACTCTGtgtatattttacttttataccAAAAGATGCGGCCGACTCATAGATAAAAAATCTCGCTATTAAAAGTGTAATAGGATCTATTAAATCCTATTCTCTGACAGTAATTTTGTACTATAAAGGACTAGATTGGCTTAGAAGAGAGCGAATCTCCTGTCGTTCCATTATGATGTccgtattaaaattattttagtttttttaaactgtaataatgtataaattttaattattataattttattttattttattttatttttaaaatttttattaaatatctcTTAGTTGAATAATAAGATTCAATATTTAAGTGGATATAACtcgtaaattaataaaaaattatatgttttaatatgtgtgaaaaaataaaatgaataaaaattatgggataGGAGGATTATTTTTCtggttatatatttttaaaaaaaattcaaataagaaTGTATATAAGAGCTAAGGCTCAAATTCaactaaatataattaatatacatatatataattaaaatatttgaattttaatgtcaaataagaaaattattaaaaaaatccattaataaatttttataaaacttttaattcCAGAATTAGAGGAGACAAAGTGCTGTGGCATTGGACATTTGACAAGGAGAATTAAGCACCATGGCACCCTACATAAAATTATTGAATGTggagaaatttttatttgtatttaggTCTATATATCCAAAATTACTTTATAAGTTGACTGGAAATCACCTACatacttttataaattttaaattgatgagATTTATACACCTAGTCCAAATAGGAATTTGCCTTTTAATCGTAATTTGAAGCAATGCAAAGCCATCCTTCAAAtactttaatcaatttttttgttgatgagatttaaataaagtgaaatttataaataattaaattattttactctctttttttattgaaattttttctaCGTTTGTTTGCCGATTGAAACAAATTTACAAGCTCAACGGCGATAAATAAAGACCACAGAAGCTAATTTGAATGTTTGTGAATGCAACAAAACGTGAGAAATACTCTTCATTTATACTTTCCAATAAAATGATaaacacaaataaaattttacaaataatttaatttattttaatttataaaatctaaaaataagttaaaaccaaattttcattttgatatttattCCATTACCCTCACTTAATTTTAGAACTCCAAAACATGCCTTATTcacttataaattattttttttattaaacatgttatttatttttcagacactcataaaattttttttattaaatatataattactaaAAACTTTAAGTATTTGTAAAACTAATTTTCATATGCCAAACCAAACACCATCAGTGATTTATATTCTAGTTTAgttctccatttttttttatttatgtgatttatttattaatatttaatattattcccttatttataatttttatctattttatttttttacacatattaaaaaaataaattttttattaatttttaaaatattaaattttattaattattaaaaaatattttaaatactcatttagaaaaataacaataataagagattattttaaaaataaaataaaattatgttataATAGAGAATTTATATATCtgctataatattaaaaaaatataaaaattttaatacaataaaaaaattatgaaataaagaaaataatactaTATTCTAAGTAATAGTAAACGATCAAAATCCATTTCTTTATGGGTCAAAATAGATATA
Encoded proteins:
- the LOC110626005 gene encoding uncharacterized protein LOC110626005 → MAGGRFRELLKKYGKVALGVHLSVSAASITGLYIAIKNNVDVESFFDKWHLPGLSTDDSTVSNPPTQQQEQVKSDDGFVIEQRDNSKILQEVTKRNRTAELAASTGGALALAVLCNKALFPIRVPITIALTPPVARFLARRKIIKNNV